In Silene latifolia isolate original U9 population chromosome X, ASM4854445v1, whole genome shotgun sequence, the following proteins share a genomic window:
- the LOC141617216 gene encoding uncharacterized protein LOC141617216: METIDCNDTNQFPPLVSNANLNLQNVDPVPPIATASSSVVVGGPGSAQTQKSADINQIVGVAPYDLEALAPESDSGWTVQRKRKGKQPLFSIPEEPEDLLRFTAEDDKEELEYWKNSVYGFVLGANPPIEVLEGVIKRLWSKFPIDKISFYPNGVFIVRFRTFFAQSQVLQRGCDEATSAKTRLGFARVMVEVPFGRQIPKCVKFMDEDGHTVSLKVDFEWKPIACSKCKGLGHETANCRKGSTGTQKVAPAPPMKKQWRPKQQNGKQNAITRVLRLNGKYHMVATPAHNIIRLSRQEIVEAGLSSIKFGSQTFLDSLNNVTPRVGIGINGSALPPSGGNYHKGGRIWILWNPTMFSVQFLDYNAQYIHMCVKDLGTGYNFHLTMVYAFNDTQERKPLWDKLCGFKNQIQGPWVICGDYNIVLVPAERLGGTCTNEEMEDFKRCVDVCEVFDCPASGSLYTQCNKQVPETRVYSRLDRVLVNHRWISDNGSVYAQFYCEGTFDHTPCVVQSMTDDANLEHLTLWYSHVQTCEETEVAKEKLRSNPLDSELIQNELMAASSVRFLDQASYDYLLQKSKATWMENVDKNTKYFHSLIKARQVQNKVLKIADMKGRMCEDATSIQNAFLAFYKELLGSTGETIPVSENVIHLGKSCTSVQHDLLLAPISNDEIKEVLFSIPSHKVAGPDGYSSAFFKDAWDTVGGSLCDAVHDFFLNGQLLKQVNHTLISLVPKVALPKNVTEFRPISCCNVVYKCISKLMCNRLARVLPDIISDNQGGFIRGRSIVENILICQDLIRCYNRQSASPRFMLKVDLKKAYDSLNWEFLEQMLISLNFPQQFTGKIMECVRSASYSLSLNGEIFGYFKGRKGLRQGDPLSPLLFKISMEYLSRVLRFTTTTMPFKFHPLCGSLQLSHLMFADDLLLFSKGDIPSIMVLLRSFATFPCASGLQLNPTKTNAYFNGVSSGVKKDILQV, encoded by the exons ATGGAAACAATTGATTGTAATGATACTAATCAATTTCCCCCTCTAGTCTCTAATGCTAATCTAAATCTTCAGAATGTTGATCCTGTGCCGCCAATTGCAACTGCTTCTTCTTCAGTTGTTGTTGGTGGACCTGGTAGCGCTCAAACTCAGAAATCGGCGGATATTAATCAAATTGTGGGTGTTGCTCCTTATGATTTGGAAGCTTTGGCGCCTGAATCTGATTCGGGATGGACTGTTCAGAGAAAGCGTAAGGGGAAACAGCCGTTGTTTAGTATTCCAGAGGAACCTGAGGATCTGTTACGGTTCACGGCTGAAGATGATAAGGAAGAGCTTGAATATTGGAAGAACTCTGTGTATGGTTTTGTCCTAGGGGCAAACCCACCTATTGAGGTGTTAGAGGGCGTTATCAAACGTCTTTGGTCGAAATTTCCTATTGATAAGATCTCCTTTTACCCTAATGGTGTGTTTATTGTGAGATTTAGGACTTTCTTTGCTCAATCTCAAGTGTTACAAAGAGG atgtgatgaggccacctcTGCCAAAACACGGTTAGGGTTTGCTCGTGTCATGGTGGAAGTGCCTTTTGGCAGGCAAATTCCTAAGTGTGTGAAGTTTATGGATGAGGACGGTCATACTGTGTCCCTAAAAGTAGATTTTGAATGGAAACCAATTGCTTGTTCTAAGTGTAAAGGATTAGGTCATGAGACAGCTAACTGTAGGAAGGGGTCTACTGGAACTCAGAAGGTGGCTCCTGCTCCTCCTATGAAAAAACAATGGAGACCTAAGCAACAGAATGGGAAACAGAATGCTATTACACGAGTCCTAAGATT GAATGGTAAATATCATATGGTTGCCACTCCTGCACATAATATCATCAGATTAAGCAGGCAGGAGATTGTTGAAGCAGGTTTGAGCTCAATAAAATTTGGTTCCCAAACTTTCCTTGACTCCCTTAATAATGTTACCCCAAGAGTTGGGATTGGGATAAATGGTAGTGCATTACCTCCTTCTGGGGGTAAT TACCATAAAGGGGGTAGGATTTGGATTTTGTGGAATCCTACCATGTTTAGTGTTCAGTTCCTGGATTACAATGCTCAATACATTCATATGTGTGTTAAGGATTTAGGGACTGGCTATAATTTTCATCTCACTATGGTGTATGCTTTTAATGATACACAAGAGAGGAAACCCCTGTGGGATAAGTTGTGTGGGTTTAAAAATCAAATTCAAGGACCTTGGGTAATTTGTGGTGACTATAATATTGTGCTGGTGCCTGCTGAACGGTTAGGGGGTACTTGTACTAATGAGGAAATGGAGGACTTCAAGAGATGTGTTGATGTGTGTGAGGTCTTTGACTGTCCTGCTAGTGGGTCCTTGTATACCCAGTGTAATAAACAAGTGCCTGAGACAAGGGTGTATAGTAGGCTGGATAGGGTCTTGGTGAATCATAGGTGGATTAGTGATAATGGGAGTGTATATGCTCAGTTCTATTGTGAAGGAACCTTTGACCATACCCCTTGTGTTGTTCAGAGTATGACTGATGATG CAAACCTGGAACACCTCACTTTATGGTACTCACATGTTCAAACTTGTGAAGAGACTGAAGTTGCTAAA GAGAAGCTTAGGTCTAACCCTCTTGATTCTGAGCTTATCCAGAATGAGCTTATGGCTGCTAGTAGTGTTAGGTTTCTTGATCAGGCTTCTTATGACTACTTGCTTCAAAAGTCTAAGGCAACTTGGATGGAGAATGTTGACAAGAATACTAAGTACTTCCATAGCCTGATTAAGGCCAGACAAGTGCAAAATAAGGTTCTGAAAATTGCTGATATGAAGGGGAGGATGTGTGAGGATGCTACCAGTATTCAGAATGCATTCTTGGCTTTTTATAAGGAGTTATTGGGTTCCACTGGTGAGACTATTCCTGTCTCTGAGAATGTCATTCACTTAGGGAAGAGTTGCACTAGTGTCCAGCATGATTTGTTGCTTGCCCCCATATCTAATGATGAGATTAAGGAAGTTCTTTTTTCCATTCCAAGTCATAAAGTTGCTGGCCCTGATGGGTATTCTAGTGCATTTTTCAAAGATGCATGGGATACTGTGGGTGGTAGTCTCTGTGATGCCGTCCATGATTTCTTCCTGAATGGACAGTTATTAAAACAAGTTAATCATACCCTCATTTCTTTAGTGCCTAAAGTTGCTCTCCCTAAGAATGTCACTGAATTTAGACCTATTTCATGTTGTAATGTTGTGTATAAGTGTATTTCAAAGTTGATGTGCAATAGACTGGCTAGAGTGCTGCCTGATATTATTAGTGACAACCAAGGGGGATTTATTAGGGGTAGAAGCATTGTTGAGAATATCCTGATCTGTCAGGACCTTATTAGATGCTACAATAGACAGTCTGCTTCACCCAGATTTATGCTTAAGGTGGACCTAAAAAAGGCCTATGACTCTTTGAATTGGGAATTCCTGGAACAGATGTTGATCTCTCTTAATTTCCCTCAGCAATTTACTGGCAAGATTATGGAGTGTGTGAGGTCTGCTTCTTACTCTCTCTCTTTGAATGGTGAAATCTTTGGATATTTTAAAGGAAGGAAGGGGTTGAGGCAGGGTGACCCTTTATCACCTCTACTTTTCAAAATTTCTATGGAGTATTTGAGTAGGGTCTTAAGGTTCACTACTACTACCATGCCTTTTAAATTTCATCCTTTATGTGGTAGTTTGCAGTTGTCCCATCTGATGTTTGCTGACGACCTGTTGCTTTTTAGTAAGGGAGACATTCCTTCTATCATGGTGCTGCTTCGTTCTTTTGCTACATTTCCTTGTGCTTCAGGTTTGCAGCTGAACCCTACTAAAACTAATGCCTACTTTAATGGGGTGTCTAGTGGGGTTAAGAAAGATATTCTCCAAGTTTAA